Proteins co-encoded in one Patescibacteria group bacterium genomic window:
- a CDS encoding LysM peptidoglycan-binding domain-containing protein, translating into MSTIKQCLLKKRKLLLAAVILFGLIFASLYLNRGETTTEKNLSEIPCVLESPSTGDTYLSANTLASLSVQEQNLNEEGASFATLHESVFLVQNSPVTFISQEPRTGIIDYTVQEGDTISSIAASFGISVNTLLWANELKEISIIRPGDVLTVPPITGVICRVKDNQTIGWIANYYDADAKEIIAFNGLNADGNIQIGERLVVPDGRMPTPVAPKITYVAPKSYVTGAGTGKSHNFPYGQCTWYVAQKIIVPWAGHAKSWLSNARAYGRQTGTTARVGSIITTNESWYGHVGYVEAVNGSWVTFSEMNHAGWGIKSVRTLRVDDWRIKGYIYF; encoded by the coding sequence ATGAGTACGATTAAACAATGTCTTTTAAAGAAAAGAAAACTGCTCTTAGCGGCAGTTATTTTATTTGGCTTAATATTTGCTTCTCTTTATTTAAATCGCGGCGAAACAACTACTGAAAAGAACTTAAGCGAAATTCCTTGCGTTTTAGAAAGCCCTTCAACTGGAGACACTTATTTATCAGCCAACACTTTGGCAAGTTTGTCCGTCCAAGAACAAAACCTAAACGAAGAAGGCGCTTCTTTCGCTACGCTTCATGAAAGCGTTTTTTTAGTTCAAAATAGTCCTGTCACTTTTATTAGCCAAGAGCCACGAACAGGAATTATTGATTATACAGTCCAAGAGGGCGACACCATTTCAAGCATTGCCGCCTCGTTTGGCATTAGCGTTAATACTCTACTTTGGGCAAACGAACTTAAAGAAATAAGTATTATCCGCCCAGGCGATGTGCTGACGGTCCCGCCTATCACGGGCGTAATTTGCCGCGTTAAGGACAACCAAACGATCGGATGGATTGCTAACTATTACGACGCCGACGCCAAAGAAATTATCGCCTTTAACGGGTTAAACGCCGACGGAAACATCCAAATTGGAGAAAGATTAGTTGTCCCAGATGGAAGAATGCCAACGCCAGTAGCGCCAAAAATAACTTATGTCGCGCCAAAAAGCTATGTCACTGGCGCGGGAACAGGAAAGAGTCACAATTTCCCTTATGGACAGTGTACTTGGTATGTCGCGCAAAAAATAATTGTTCCTTGGGCTGGCCACGCTAAATCATGGCTATCTAATGCGCGGGCTTATGGCCGACAAACAGGAACCACGGCTCGAGTCGGGTCAATTATCACTACTAACGAAAGTTGGTATGGCCATGTCGGATATGTGGAAGCCGTCAATGGTAGTTGGGTTACTTTTTCAGAAATGAATCACGCGGGTTGGGGCATTAAGAGTGTCCGAACCCTTCGCGTTGACGATTGGAGGATTAAGGGATATATCTATTTTTAA
- a CDS encoding UDP-N-acetylmuramoyl-L-alanyl-D-glutamate--2,6-diaminopimelate ligase, whose protein sequence is MKNTIKKITPNSLLSAYHFLLSFLGAVFYGFPSRKLKIIGVTGTNGKSTTVFLINQILEKAGYKTASLSSIYFTTNGDIELNNLKMTMPGRFKIHKFLRRAVEAGCQYAVLEITSEGIKQHRHRFIGFDTAVFTNLTPEHIESHGGFENYKKAKGKLFQSLKPNGKSIVNLDDPNSHYFLRFAAKEKWGYTLQQGAAPVAGAAPVVKGEKIEIKKSYSSFFINNSLFIIHLLGKFNISNALAAIAVGTAEGISLEKMKLALGEIKGIPGRLEIVTKELFTVIVDYAHTPDALEKVYQTARKMSDGKLIGVLGSAGGGRDKWKRPEMGKIAEKYLDMIIITNEDPYDEDPSQIISEIVEGIKNKEVKKIIDRREAIRYALKIAEKDDVVIITGKGCELWMCVEGNKKIPWDDRKVVKEEI, encoded by the coding sequence ATGAAAAATACAATTAAAAAAATTACTCCCAACTCTCTTTTAAGCGCCTATCATTTCCTGCTTTCTTTTTTGGGCGCGGTTTTTTATGGCTTTCCCTCGCGAAAACTAAAAATAATCGGGGTGACAGGGACGAATGGCAAGTCAACGACAGTGTTTTTAATCAATCAGATTTTAGAAAAGGCGGGATATAAGACGGCTTCTTTGTCGTCTATCTATTTTACAACCAACGGCGATATTGAGCTAAACAATCTAAAAATGACCATGCCTGGTCGTTTTAAAATCCATAAGTTTTTGAGGCGGGCGGTTGAGGCGGGATGTCAATACGCCGTTTTGGAAATAACTTCAGAGGGGATTAAACAGCATCGCCATCGTTTTATTGGTTTTGATACGGCTGTTTTCACTAATCTTACGCCTGAACATATAGAAAGCCACGGCGGATTTGAGAATTATAAAAAAGCGAAAGGAAAACTTTTTCAATCGCTTAAGCCAAATGGTAAATCAATTGTTAATTTAGACGACCCAAACAGCCATTATTTCTTGCGATTCGCGGCGAAAGAAAAATGGGGATACACATTACAACAGGGGGCTGCCCCCGTGGCGGGGGCAGCCCCCGTCGTAAAAGGAGAGAAAATCGAGATAAAAAAATCTTATTCTTCATTCTTCATTAATAATTCATTATTCATAATTCATCTTTTAGGCAAATTTAATATTTCTAACGCCTTGGCGGCGATTGCGGTTGGAACGGCGGAAGGAATTTCTTTAGAGAAAATGAAGTTGGCTTTAGGGGAAATAAAAGGCATTCCCGGTCGTTTAGAAATAGTTACTAAGGAACTATTTACAGTAATTGTTGATTACGCTCATACGCCAGACGCTTTAGAAAAGGTCTATCAAACCGCGCGAAAAATGTCTGATGGAAAATTAATAGGCGTTCTTGGTTCGGCGGGCGGAGGCAGAGACAAATGGAAAAGACCTGAAATGGGAAAAATCGCGGAAAAATATTTGGATATGATTATTATTACTAACGAAGACCCTTACGACGAAGACCCGAGCCAGATTATTAGCGAAATCGTTGAAGGGATAAAAAATAAAGAGGTTAAAAAAATTATTGACCGCAGAGAAGCAATTCGCTACGCTCTAAAAATAGCGGAAAAAGACGATGTGGTTATTATTACGGGCAAAGGATGCGAATTATGGATGTGCGTTGAAGGAAATAAAAAAATCCCTTGGGATGACAGGAAAGTAGTTAAGGAGGAGATTTAA
- the ruvA gene encoding Holliday junction branch migration protein RuvA has product MLAFLEGKIELKTEKFAIINVGGVGYKVFGVASVLDKLSKGKEAKLFVHLYTRENILDLYGFLSFESLEFFETLISVRGIGPKAALSIMAIASVATLKQAIASGQKALLTKVSGIGQRTAERVILELKDKIVAPIADIKRLSSDSDAIDALVSLGYTIQQARGALEQVSAKTKGAASRVREALKLLGK; this is encoded by the coding sequence ATGCTTGCTTTTCTTGAAGGGAAAATTGAATTAAAAACGGAGAAGTTTGCCATTATTAATGTTGGCGGCGTTGGGTATAAGGTTTTTGGCGTGGCATCGGTCTTGGATAAATTATCTAAAGGCAAAGAGGCAAAACTTTTTGTTCATCTTTACACGCGCGAAAATATTTTGGATTTATACGGTTTTTTGTCTTTTGAGAGCCTGGAATTTTTTGAAACCCTTATTTCCGTCAGGGGCATTGGTCCCAAGGCGGCGCTTTCAATTATGGCCATTGCGTCAGTTGCGACTCTTAAACAAGCGATTGCTAGTGGGCAAAAAGCGCTCTTAACTAAGGTTTCTGGAATTGGTCAAAGAACGGCGGAGCGTGTTATTCTAGAATTAAAAGATAAAATCGTCGCGCCTATCGCCGATATTAAAAGATTGAGTTCGGATAGCGACGCGATAGATGCTTTAGTCAGTTTGGGTTATACTATCCAACAAGCGAGGGGAGCGCTTGAACAAGTGTCCGCAAAAACCAAAGGCGCGGCAAGCAGAGTCAGAGAAGCGCTAAAACTTTTAGGAAAATAA
- a CDS encoding TraR/DksA C4-type zinc finger protein, with product MDKKTLEQFNKKLEAEKNKLTKELKTFARKDPKIKGNWLTRFPFFNANRSRPDERAEEREDYENLLPVEYALETRLKDIDEALERIKKGTYGNCANCGKEIRIKRLEIVPEAKLCSVCGRR from the coding sequence ATGGATAAAAAAACATTAGAACAATTTAATAAGAAATTAGAGGCGGAGAAGAATAAATTAACGAAAGAGTTAAAAACATTCGCCCGAAAAGACCCAAAAATAAAAGGGAACTGGTTGACGCGTTTTCCGTTTTTTAACGCGAATCGTTCGCGTCCAGACGAAAGAGCGGAAGAAAGAGAGGACTACGAGAATCTTCTGCCTGTTGAGTACGCTCTTGAAACGCGCCTAAAAGACATTGATGAAGCGTTAGAGAGGATTAAGAAAGGAACTTATGGCAATTGCGCCAATTGCGGAAAAGAAATTCGAATTAAACGCCTTGAAATAGTCCCTGAAGCAAAACTCTGCTCGGTCTGCGGAAGGAGGTAA
- a CDS encoding aminoacyltransferase, with translation MKEEWNRFIIKNGGGFLQSYQWGEFQKAFGRKIWRVEIGNDLKALVIKHRLPLRRNYLYCPRGPVIQRTINLFLEKVREIGKREGSIFLKTEPFFNSKILGNDFIKSEKEIQPSRTIILDISKSEEDLLEQMSQKTRYNIRLSQRKGVIIKEAASDKALAINSFLKLLKKTTEKDGFRAHPEKYYQKMFDFLGKEGSVKLFLAKHRKKVVAAALFSFFGETAVYLHGASDYDARQLMAPHLIQWQAILEAKKNGLKYYDFGGIDEKKWPGVTRFKKGFGGQETVYPGAFDLIFKPWWYSVYNIARKVL, from the coding sequence ATGAAAGAAGAATGGAATCGTTTTATTATTAAGAATGGTGGGGGCTTTTTGCAGTCGTATCAGTGGGGAGAATTTCAGAAAGCGTTCGGTAGGAAGATTTGGCGCGTTGAGATAGGAAACGATTTGAAAGCGTTGGTTATTAAACACAGATTGCCTTTGCGGCGTAATTATTTATATTGTCCGCGCGGACCCGTAATTCAGCGAACAATAAATTTGTTTTTAGAAAAAGTTAGGGAAATAGGGAAAAGAGAAGGAAGTATTTTTTTGAAAACTGAACCGTTTTTTAATTCTAAAATTTTAGGAAATGACTTTATTAAGTCGGAAAAAGAAATTCAGCCGTCGCGAACAATAATTTTAGATATTTCAAAATCAGAGGAGGATTTGCTAGAGCAAATGAGCCAGAAAACAAGGTATAATATTAGATTATCCCAACGCAAAGGAGTGATTATTAAAGAGGCGGCGAGTGATAAGGCATTAGCGATAAATTCTTTTTTAAAATTATTAAAAAAAACGACAGAGAAGGATGGTTTTCGCGCTCATCCGGAAAAATATTATCAAAAAATGTTTGATTTTTTAGGCAAAGAGGGTTCCGTAAAATTATTCTTAGCGAAACATAGAAAAAAGGTTGTCGCCGCCGCGCTTTTTTCTTTTTTTGGGGAAACGGCTGTTTACTTGCACGGCGCTTCGGATTATGACGCGCGCCAATTAATGGCGCCGCATCTAATCCAATGGCAGGCTATTTTGGAAGCAAAAAAAAATGGATTAAAATACTACGATTTTGGCGGAATTGATGAAAAAAAATGGCCCGGAGTGACCCGATTTAAAAAGGGGTTTGGAGGACAAGAAACTGTCTACCCCGGCGCGTTTGACTTGATTTTTAAGCCGTGGTGGTATAGTGTTTATAATATAGCAAGGAAGGTCTTGTAG
- a CDS encoding O-antigen ligase family protein, with protein MIFLEKIFFYLLVFCLPFQTRKVIWQWGENGFNEWTSAFLYLTDILILILFLFWFLRNREKRFFKNGIKMARGAVARGGFWLIVFLAIALVSLIQARNIQLGFYSWLKLLEFALLFFYLKNNFKDLFNFTRLSQALVMSGFAQSLIVLWQYAGQKGLEINGVAKIIVDGVTLMRPYGSFPHPNVLAAFLLLCIFCLYSLWLAKKRSFVWNCLLIIAGFLIIFAFWLSFSRTALLVFLITIPLYFILLLKQKRNILIFLFIVFCSVLFVFLAGAEVSSRFAISTSEQAVGLRAFYNETALSIINQYPLFGVGQGNFVWEISKALDLMSAWLYQPVHNIYLLIASETGLFGLIAFLMFLFLILSEIFGDCPRCGDSPQIIGLVIVFFGFLFMALFDHYFWTIQQGQLMFWLVLGVIASNSAIR; from the coding sequence ATGATTTTCTTAGAAAAAATATTTTTTTATCTTTTGGTTTTCTGTTTGCCCTTCCAAACGCGTAAAGTGATTTGGCAGTGGGGTGAGAATGGTTTTAATGAGTGGACGAGCGCTTTTCTTTATTTAACCGATATTTTAATTTTAATTCTTTTTCTTTTTTGGTTTTTGAGGAACAGAGAAAAAAGATTTTTTAAGAATGGGATTAAGATGGCGAGGGGAGCAGTCGCAAGAGGCGGTTTTTGGCTGATTGTTTTTTTGGCGATTGCTTTGGTTTCTCTGATTCAGGCGCGTAATATTCAATTAGGTTTCTATTCTTGGCTTAAACTTTTAGAATTTGCTCTTTTGTTTTTCTATCTAAAAAATAATTTTAAAGATTTATTTAATTTTACCCGCCTTTCCCAAGCGCTTGTAATGAGTGGGTTTGCTCAGTCGTTGATTGTTTTATGGCAATACGCGGGGCAAAAAGGGCTGGAGATAAACGGCGTCGCTAAAATTATTGTTGATGGAGTGACACTTATGCGCCCTTACGGTTCTTTTCCTCACCCAAATGTTTTGGCGGCTTTTCTTTTACTCTGTATTTTTTGCCTCTATTCTCTCTGGCTCGCGAAAAAACGATCTTTTGTTTGGAATTGTCTTTTGATTATTGCTGGATTTTTAATAATATTCGCTTTTTGGCTCTCTTTTTCGCGAACCGCCCTTTTAGTTTTTTTAATCACAATCCCTCTTTATTTTATCCTTCTATTAAAACAAAAAAGAAATATCCTTATCTTTCTCTTTATTGTTTTCTGCAGCGTTCTTTTTGTTTTTTTGGCCGGGGCGGAAGTTTCGTCTCGGTTCGCGATTTCAACATCAGAGCAAGCGGTTGGATTGCGCGCTTTTTATAATGAAACGGCTCTTTCTATTATCAATCAATATCCTCTATTCGGAGTAGGTCAGGGAAATTTTGTTTGGGAAATCAGCAAAGCGCTTGATTTAATGTCTGCCTGGCTCTATCAGCCGGTCCATAATATCTATTTGCTTATCGCCAGCGAAACAGGGTTGTTCGGGTTGATCGCTTTTCTTATGTTTCTTTTTTTGATTTTGTCTGAGATATTTGGGGACTGTCCCCGTTGCGGGGACAGTCCCCAAATAATAGGGCTTGTCATTGTTTTCTTCGGATTTCTATTTATGGCTCTATTTGACCACTACTTCTGGACAATTCAGCAAGGGCAGTTAATGTTTTGGTTGGTCTTGGGCGTTATCGCAAGCAATTCGGCTATCCGATAG
- the rpsT gene encoding 30S ribosomal protein S20 yields the protein MPIIKSAKKSLLQSNRRRVFNQRRVNKMKSLIKQAKTLIKDKKKEEALKLLPESYKAIDKAVKRGVIKKNTANRKKSRLTKAIQKI from the coding sequence ATGCCTATTATTAAATCAGCAAAAAAATCTCTCTTACAGAGCAACCGCAGGCGGGTTTTTAACCAACGCCGCGTCAATAAGATGAAATCTTTAATCAAGCAAGCCAAAACGCTTATTAAAGACAAAAAGAAAGAAGAAGCGCTTAAACTTCTTCCAGAATCTTACAAAGCTATTGATAAAGCGGTCAAGCGGGGAGTAATCAAAAAAAATACGGCGAACCGAAAAAAATCACGCCTAACAAAAGCCATTCAGAAAATATAG